TGCATTGGAGGCATTTAAGTCACAAGCACAAGCTTATCTTCTTAAGCCCATTGATCCTCAAGAGCTGGAGCAGACATTTAAGCAATTAACCCAGCTAACGCAAGCGCAGCTCAGCGCTTTGCCTAAACCTGAGCTTTTACAGGATTTAAAAACACAACGTCATCAAATTGCTGCTAAAACCTATCGTGGGGTTGAGCTAATTCCTGTTGAAAATATCTATTACTTTTTAGCAGATCAGAAATATGTCACGGTACGTCATAAAAATGGCAGCGTATTGATTGACGAAACACTTAAAGAACTTGAAACTGAGTTCGCAGATCAGTTCATCCGTATTCACCGTAATGCATTGGTCTCGATTACTTATTTAGATGGTTTGGAGCTAGTAAGTTCGGGCCAATATCAGGTTCGCTTACGTGGCTTAGATGAAAGACTTTCCGTAAGCCGCCGTCATTTATCTACCCTTAGAGAGCGGATACACCAACTTTAACCTGTATTCATCTTATTTTTGCTTGTGAGATTTTACTTGCAATTTTAAGGGATCAAGTTAAGTTTAGGGTGTATTGTTTGACCAGCCCATGCTTGAATTTATGAAAACCTTGAAAATTGCTACACGACAAAGCCCACTTGCTCTTTGGCAGGCAGAACATATTCGTGCCCGTTTACAGGAGCTTCACCCAGATTTAACGGTGGAGTTGGTCAAGTTTGTCACGCAGGGCGATAAAATTTTAGATACACCTTTAGCAAAAATTGGTGGCAAAGGTTTGTTCGTTAAAGAATTGGAAGCAGCACTTTTAGATGGTCGTGCGGATCTTGCTGTACATTCAATGAAAGATGTTCCGATGGCATTACCAGAAGGTTTAACTTTGGCCGTAATTTGCGAACGTGAAGATCCGTTAGATGCTTTTGTTTCGAATCAATTTGAAAAATTTGCTGATTTGCCGCAAGGAGCAAAAGTTGGCACCTCAAGTTTACGTCGTAAATCACAAATTTTAAAACAACGTCCAGATCTACAAATTATTGATTTACGTGGTAATGTCGGTACCCGCTTAGCGAAGCTAGACGATGGTCAATATGATGCCATTATCTTGGCGAGTGCTGGTTTAAAACGTTTAGGATTGGCAGAACGCATTCGCCACTGTATTGAGCCAAGTGTAAGTTTGCCTGCGGTTGGTCAGGGCGCTCTTGGTTTGGAATGCCGTGCAGATGATCAAGAAGTGTTGGCTTTAATTCAGCCACTTCTACACCCAGAGACAGATGTATGTGTACGTGCTGAGCGAG
The window above is part of the Acinetobacter baumannii genome. Proteins encoded here:
- the hemC gene encoding hydroxymethylbilane synthase; protein product: MKTLKIATRQSPLALWQAEHIRARLQELHPDLTVELVKFVTQGDKILDTPLAKIGGKGLFVKELEAALLDGRADLAVHSMKDVPMALPEGLTLAVICEREDPLDAFVSNQFEKFADLPQGAKVGTSSLRRKSQILKQRPDLQIIDLRGNVGTRLAKLDDGQYDAIILASAGLKRLGLAERIRHCIEPSVSLPAVGQGALGLECRADDQEVLALIQPLLHPETDVCVRAERAFNAYLEGGCQVPIAGYATLQDGKIHIEGRVGSVDGQTLLRAELTDEANNAQQLGENLARNLLDQGAGDLLKALY
- a CDS encoding LytR/AlgR family response regulator transcription factor; this translates as MKVLICDDEPLAVERLSRLVSKMGHEVVAAAHHGQDALEQARLHHPDVILLDIQMPGMNGLVCAEQLSQLNPRPAIVFCTAYDQHALEAFKSQAQAYLLKPIDPQELEQTFKQLTQLTQAQLSALPKPELLQDLKTQRHQIAAKTYRGVELIPVENIYYFLADQKYVTVRHKNGSVLIDETLKELETEFADQFIRIHRNALVSITYLDGLELVSSGQYQVRLRGLDERLSVSRRHLSTLRERIHQL